The genomic window CTAGTGTTCTATATACGATTTggaattacttttattactaAATTCTGTATTTGCTAAAATTTGCCAgtctttttattcataaattgcATTTTGAAGTCTCACTATTTGGTCTGTTATTACTTGGTCTTAATTATCACGTACtcttacataataatttatcatagaaCGAGAAGTAATGTTCTCTCCTAAATAACTCTGCTATTTgcattatctttatttaatagaGAAGATGCGTGGACGAAAATTCGAGTTGAAGTTAAGCTATGTAACATTTACAGATTATCTAAGATACAATATGTAGACGATTTTTAATTCAAGATTAATACCAGcaaaaattaatgtacataGTTTTGCTTCACCTTTAACacctataacattatatattaaattcattaaaaaacaTGTAGCGAATTTTTACAATGCAACAAAGAAACGATAGTTGAATACAATTTCACGATGATTTGTTCTTTACAGAAAAACGAGTTGCTAAAGTATATGCACGAGGAAAATTGTGCACGATTACATAAATAAGTCCCAAATATATAATGATGGCAATTGTAAGAAAGAGATCGAATACAGCTGGTTTTACgctgaaatataataaactatgTTATCTGCAAGAAATAATgttgataataaatgaaataataaatgaaatttaaaaatttacctGTACACATTCAATATTGCTTTtgtaatatcataaaatacaaattctgGGTCTTGCTTGTCAGGACTATGCAAGGTAACTTTAACATCTCCCAAATATCTAGCCATTGCTTCTTTTAATGTACCAActaacatattatttttatctgccAGTAATGTAGCAGCCCTTGGTTGTGACGCTAAGTAACTGAACCATAAGGATAATGATTCCTTAGAGACTCcctaaaaaaattaaattcagttaataaaacaaaaagatgtattttctcatttctcttacttaaatgataaaagatgTATACCAGAGGATCCATGAAAACTTGACTAGAGCTCAAATTGTATATATGTCTAGCTAATGCTTCTGCGACTGTTTGTGTATGTTTGTATAATCTATCTATTTGTCTTGTCTCTATTACATCTAAGATCGTTGTTCTAATTGGATCTTCATGGCTTTTCAAAGTTGACAAAGTCGTAGCTGGAAATCTACGAATACTATATCTTTCGTGTTCCCAAGCCAATGTTTCATCAGCTAGATTGATTTTTTTGTGCACGCCTTCAACAGTAGTCATATTCAATGACTCAGACACAGCTTTAagttttttgtaaaaaagacCACctgtagaattttctttagGTGGTTTGGAGACATGCACATAAAGATTATCGCTAGTAGATATTGTGTCTAGACAAATAACATATGCAGCATcctaataattgaaataatatattatattattactttaaaattttgaaacaaatgtaTGATGATAGAGGTCTTTTAGTGTATATAATACTTGTATTATCGAGCCTTCAAGTCCATCTAATTGATCCTCCAGCCACTTTTTACTGCCCTGGTAATTAAGTTTGCCAGCACCAGTTACAATAAAGACAAGATTATATTGTGGTCTTGATCTACTAGTGGAAtacaaagtagaaaataatcgtgCTATTTCCAATAATATTGCCACTCCTGATGCATTACTGTCCGCTCCGAAAGACAATTCCTATTTATTAGCAAtaacatacatgtatatacatatcttaTTTCTAAGATTCTTAACAGCTGTatgaataaacatttatatcaataattctCTTACAGGTGCAACACCAGCACTATCATAATGCGTTACCAAGGCTATAGTTGGTAACTTCTCCTCAGCTCCAGTACCAGTTAGCTTCCCATGTAAAGTAGCTATTTTTACATCTGTCTTAGCTAGTGCCTGTCCAGTTGCTACAACTACTTGGTAACCACTAGCAGATATAGAATTAAACATTGCTTCAGCTGCAGATCCAGCTTTCTCATCAGTAACAAAACCATTGGAGAGGTCATCTAATATAGTTTGCAAATCAGGATGCCATGAAGTAAAATACACTGGAATTGTTGTTTCTGGCCCAAACAGCATAGATTCTTCCAGACTCATAATATGCTGCAATAAACAATAAGAATTATAGAGAATAACAAGaagaatataatgaaattataagaatttaaaatataactgttgtatttatgaaaaagatCTATCAAGAATAAAGTGAATCAACCTGTTTTTCCTCTAATGTCAAGTCATTAAGTTTTTCTGGTAAAACTACTATCAAAGCTCCAGCTTTATGTTTAATAGAGTGAAATAAACTTGGAGTAAGACTCAAAGCTTTTGTAACTACACAGTGTCTAGAAGTACTCCATCCTGTGAGGGATCTTGCTTCCAACGAAATCGGCGCACTACGGCAACCTGATCATAGATTATGTAAATGGCAATATTAATAAGATGTTAGTAAAATGGCAATATTAATAAGATGAATATCCAAGGCGAAAACATTTCGTTACCATGTGGCACACCGTGCAAGTCATACTGGTGCATACGATACACGGGGAATTCGTGAGATGCGGCAACTGGGTTAACcggagaaataataataaaaatcggcAAAATTATCAGTAAATAATAAGGCAAATATCCTCGACATAGTTCAGCAAAACTATCACATTCTTCTAGCCACATACTTCTTTCTGATTTCTTTCAAGTATACTAAAGAGTAAAAGAATACAGCtcctaattattttcattgacCTAACATCACGAAACGAACTGTACCTAACTCATTCTTGCTCTACCTACAGTaagaattacatattatatatacaacacAGACGAGGTGATAGaccataaataaaatataagatagaTCTAACATCCACATGTAGTTTTGTGTctaggaatttttttttaaagtaaatgtTATTATGCATTTTAATCTGATTtatgaattacaaatttaattaccatgaatttattataatgtaattgttACAGAAAActtagaaattcaaattaaatatcaaagacTAATGACACTTCTTTCATGATAGGAATCCTTTATTTTAGAAGTACATAtcattcaatttgaaatttcatacatttccattttattacattttgttataatgATCGAACATTACATTTAAGCAGGGACCAAAAATAATAgttgtttctaaaatttttatcaaataagtCATTGACAAAAAAGGTAACATGATCCGgtaatacatatgtaattgtttaaatgaTGGACTGATAACTACAtctcaaagaaatttttcaaaaaattaataattaaaaaatatttatttttaagtgTCTTGGTTACGaataatcattataaataaaataaaaaaattttttggtGACCGATAGCTATtctcgataataaaaatttctcaatcGATAACGAAAACTAATTTCCCTAGATTTTAATCACGTGGTTTTATTAGGTTTTATCCATTGCTTTTATTTACAAGTCTTAACTCGTTAAATAAAgttctaatttaattattataagaaattgcaattataataccatatgattgttatagaattttcataaaagttgCAAATAAAGcactaaattttaatttcatttccttgatataagaattttttatattcgaatAGTTAATGATTGAAAATGACACATGAGAGATGTTTATCATTTACTTGACCTGTTTAGACGAGGTTGTGCGAATGTGCATGgaataattgatttattatcaaagtaactataattattattatattataattaaatatcgtcttcatttatgaaaatataaatggatTTGGACGATGACATATTCGAACTTAGCGATGAGGAGTTGCCGATTCCAACTCCAAAGTGCAATCCTATAGAGGAACATTTAATGAAAACATTGTCGAATGTGCAAACTCGAATCGAAAAAACAAC from Bombus pyrosoma isolate SC7728 linkage group LG8, ASM1482585v1, whole genome shotgun sequence includes these protein-coding regions:
- the LOC122570203 gene encoding nicalin-1, coding for MWLEECDSFAELCRGYLPYYLLIILPIFIIISPVNPVAASHEFPVYRMHQYDLHGVPHGCRSAPISLEARSLTGWSTSRHCVVTKALSLTPSLFHSIKHKAGALIVVLPEKLNDLTLEEKQHIMSLEESMLFGPETTIPVYFTSWHPDLQTILDDLSNGFVTDEKAGSAAEAMFNSISASGYQVVVATGQALAKTDVKIATLHGKLTGTGAEEKLPTIALVTHYDSAGVAPELSFGADSNASGVAILLEIARLFSTLYSTSRSRPQYNLVFIVTGAGKLNYQGSKKWLEDQLDGLEGSIIQDAAYVICLDTISTSDNLYVHVSKPPKENSTGGLFYKKLKAVSESLNMTTVEGVHKKINLADETLAWEHERYSIRRFPATTLSTLKSHEDPIRTTILDVIETRQIDRLYKHTQTVAEALARHIYNLSSSQVFMDPLGVSKESLSLWFSYLASQPRAATLLADKNNMLVGTLKEAMARYLGDVKVTLHSPDKQDPEFVFYDITKAILNVYSVKPAVFDLFLTIAIIIYLGLIYVIVHNFPRAYTLATRFSVKNKSS